A region of Streptomyces sp. WMMC500 DNA encodes the following proteins:
- a CDS encoding IPT/TIG domain-containing protein, with the protein MKTSAPSTRATSQAPLPPQVTMTLAALAATAATPRPSGETVAEQAARARRGIVQQLANSPIVSGWHLLWLALSPDHAHLVYVAHNTDGSNQIAVVVRGTAGSPADMVEDLDVGTLVAFAPAGGAELLPVSAGAMAAFTRVVTARGATGPAAATPAGGDGPTLTEELATFLESAPTSPQPTVCVIGHSLGGCVATMLAPYLQAWDWPANPPRFGLVTYAAPTAGGKSFADYVDSLPWVPYERHVNAYDLVPAAWCDLRTALDWYPAPGPPATDEVKELLRAIDGLRRGTVYVQPSADNPLTVNPHYETHDPALVNKTTADFLRQVAYQHADATYLALLGAPPVPGGPTVTGLSPTTGQRGTKVALTGSGFDADTTVDFGTVPCTDFSVDSATGITAYAPDGAGLADIRVTNLLGTSPAAPAARFAYGPSSPVAITAISPNRGGADTVVTVDGTGFTPDARVLFRNHPAAHVDHESSTRLTARAPRHLPTDPATMDITIATGVATSPTGPYDEFTYGD; encoded by the coding sequence ATGAAGACCTCGGCCCCCTCGACCCGGGCGACGTCCCAGGCCCCGCTGCCTCCCCAGGTCACCATGACCCTCGCCGCGCTCGCCGCCACGGCGGCGACCCCGCGCCCGTCGGGGGAGACGGTGGCGGAGCAGGCCGCGCGCGCCCGGCGCGGCATCGTGCAGCAGTTGGCGAACTCCCCGATCGTCAGCGGGTGGCACCTGCTGTGGCTCGCCCTCAGCCCGGACCACGCCCACCTCGTCTACGTCGCCCACAACACCGACGGCTCGAACCAGATCGCCGTCGTCGTCCGCGGCACCGCCGGCAGCCCGGCCGACATGGTGGAAGACCTCGACGTCGGCACGCTGGTGGCGTTCGCCCCGGCCGGCGGGGCTGAGCTGCTGCCGGTCTCGGCGGGCGCGATGGCGGCGTTCACGCGGGTGGTCACGGCGCGCGGCGCGACGGGGCCGGCGGCGGCCACGCCGGCCGGCGGGGACGGCCCGACGCTCACGGAGGAACTCGCCACCTTCCTTGAGAGCGCCCCGACCTCACCGCAGCCGACGGTCTGCGTCATCGGGCACAGCCTCGGCGGCTGCGTCGCCACCATGCTGGCGCCGTACCTCCAGGCGTGGGACTGGCCGGCGAACCCGCCGCGGTTCGGGCTCGTCACGTACGCCGCGCCGACCGCCGGCGGGAAGAGCTTCGCCGACTACGTCGACTCCCTGCCCTGGGTCCCGTACGAGCGTCACGTGAACGCCTACGACCTGGTCCCGGCGGCCTGGTGCGACCTGCGGACGGCGCTGGACTGGTACCCGGCGCCGGGGCCGCCGGCGACCGACGAGGTGAAGGAGCTGCTCCGCGCGATCGACGGTCTCCGCAGGGGCACCGTGTACGTCCAGCCCAGCGCGGACAACCCCCTCACGGTGAACCCCCACTACGAGACGCACGACCCCGCGCTCGTCAACAAGACGACGGCGGACTTCCTTCGCCAGGTCGCGTACCAGCACGCCGACGCCACCTATCTGGCCCTGCTCGGCGCCCCGCCCGTCCCCGGCGGCCCGACGGTCACCGGCCTGAGCCCCACCACCGGGCAGCGCGGCACGAAGGTCGCCCTCACCGGCAGCGGCTTCGACGCGGACACCACGGTCGACTTCGGCACGGTGCCCTGCACGGACTTCAGCGTCGACTCCGCCACCGGCATCACGGCGTACGCCCCGGACGGCGCCGGCCTCGCCGACATCCGCGTCACCAACCTCCTCGGCACGTCCCCCGCCGCCCCGGCGGCCCGCTTCGCCTACGGCCCCTCGTCCCCGGTGGCGATCACGGCCATCTCCCCGAACCGCGGCGGGGCCGACACCGTGGTCACCGTCGACGGCACCGGCTTCACCCCGGACGCCAGGGTCCTCTTCAGGAACCACCCCGCGGCACACGTCGACCACGAGTCCTCCACCCGCCTCACCGCCAGGGCCCCCCGCCACCTCCCGACCGACCCGGCGACGATGGACATCACGATCGCCACCGGCGTCGCCACGTCCCCGACGGGCCCGTACGACGAGTTCACCTACGGCGACTGA
- a CDS encoding VOC family protein — protein MSHDGMKVGMYSFDCADAAALAGFWAAVLERPVDEGATAAYATIGFDDDGPTWMFHQPDGDLPTGDNRLMLDLGGEADWSRQADRVEALGAERVSDNEVTGVRWVVFRDPEGNTFRIFAPRPPAE, from the coding sequence ATGAGCCACGACGGGATGAAGGTCGGCATGTACTCCTTCGACTGCGCCGACGCGGCGGCCCTGGCGGGCTTCTGGGCGGCCGTGCTGGAACGCCCGGTCGACGAGGGCGCGACGGCGGCGTACGCGACGATCGGCTTCGACGACGACGGCCCCACGTGGATGTTCCACCAGCCCGACGGCGACCTCCCCACGGGCGACAACCGCCTGATGCTCGACCTCGGCGGCGAAGCCGACTGGTCGCGGCAGGCCGACCGCGTGGAGGCCCTGGGCGCGGAGCGCGTCAGCGACAACGAGGTGACCGGCGTCCGCTGGGTCGTCTTCCGCGACCCGGAGGGCAACACCTTCCGCATCTTCGCCCCCCGCCCGCCGGCGGAGTGA
- a CDS encoding type II toxin-antitoxin system PemK/MazF family toxin has translation MRRGEVWWADFDERRAVVLLSGEEASGFLAMQVVAPAGTDLSGVAVEVTVGAPEGLPLEGVLRVALPRPGLIPCTWLVTLTREDLIGQVGVLPSAKLGEIEDALRLGGLE, from the coding sequence ATGCGACGTGGCGAGGTCTGGTGGGCAGATTTCGACGAGCGCAGGGCAGTCGTACTGCTGTCCGGAGAAGAGGCGTCCGGTTTCCTGGCGATGCAGGTCGTCGCTCCCGCGGGCACCGATCTCAGCGGCGTGGCCGTTGAGGTGACAGTAGGCGCCCCCGAAGGACTGCCCCTCGAAGGCGTCCTCAGAGTCGCGCTGCCACGTCCCGGCCTCATCCCTTGCACTTGGCTGGTCACCCTGACCAGGGAAGACCTGATCGGGCAGGTGGGCGTCCTGCCGTCCGCGAAGCTCGGCGAGATCGAGGACGCCCTTCGCCTCGGTGGACTTGAGTAG
- a CDS encoding MFS transporter: MASLESRDTDVAPAGAPVAPEGVLRRPYRALSIGIVTVVLLIAFEATAVGTAMPVAAHDLDGIGLYAYAFSAFYTTALFAMVFSGQWCDRSGPLRPLTAGIGAFAVGLVLSGTAQAMWAFVAGRAVQGLGGGLVIVALYVTVSRAYPERLRPSILAAFAASWVVPSVVGPLAAGGVTEHLGWRWVFLGIPPLVVVPLVVALPAIRRRARGPVDPAAPPALDRRRIRLALAIAAGGGLLQYAGQDLRWVSLLPALAGAVLLVPAVRVLLPRGTYVAARGLPTVVLMRGIAAGSFIAAESFVPLMLVTQRGLSVTEAGMCLAVGGATWALGSWTQARPRLDPYRTRLVRIGMLLAATAIATAPLVLVESLPVWIVPVEWAFGCYGMGMVISGTSVLLLKLSAPEEAGTNSAALQLSDSLANVVLLAVAGVIFAALGGAAVGHGALGAGGEARPGAFVAVLLPMAAVALVGAAVAGRLRTTPGSHPVPH; the protein is encoded by the coding sequence ATGGCCAGCCTCGAATCGCGCGACACCGACGTCGCCCCCGCCGGCGCCCCCGTCGCCCCCGAGGGTGTGCTGCGGCGGCCGTACCGGGCGCTCAGCATCGGGATCGTCACCGTCGTTCTGCTCATCGCCTTCGAGGCCACCGCCGTGGGTACCGCCATGCCCGTCGCCGCGCACGACCTGGACGGCATCGGGCTCTACGCCTACGCCTTCTCCGCGTTCTACACGACCGCGCTCTTCGCCATGGTCTTCTCCGGCCAGTGGTGCGACCGCAGCGGGCCGCTGCGGCCGCTGACCGCGGGGATCGGCGCGTTCGCCGTGGGGCTGGTCCTGTCCGGGACCGCGCAGGCCATGTGGGCGTTCGTCGCCGGGCGGGCGGTGCAGGGGCTCGGGGGCGGGCTCGTCATCGTCGCCTTGTACGTGACTGTGAGCCGGGCGTATCCGGAGCGGCTGCGGCCGTCGATCCTCGCCGCGTTCGCCGCGTCCTGGGTGGTGCCGTCCGTCGTGGGGCCGCTCGCGGCCGGGGGTGTCACCGAGCACCTGGGGTGGCGCTGGGTGTTCCTCGGCATACCGCCGCTGGTCGTCGTACCGCTGGTCGTCGCCCTCCCCGCGATACGCCGCCGCGCCCGCGGCCCCGTCGACCCCGCCGCGCCGCCCGCCCTCGACCGGCGCCGCATCCGGCTCGCGCTGGCCATCGCCGCCGGCGGCGGGCTGCTGCAGTACGCGGGGCAGGACCTGCGCTGGGTCTCGCTGCTGCCGGCCCTGGCCGGCGCCGTGCTGCTCGTGCCCGCGGTGCGCGTGCTGCTGCCGCGCGGTACGTACGTCGCCGCCCGCGGGCTGCCCACCGTCGTGCTGATGCGCGGCATCGCGGCGGGGTCGTTCATCGCCGCGGAGAGCTTCGTGCCGCTGATGCTCGTCACGCAGCGCGGGCTGTCGGTGACCGAGGCCGGCATGTGTCTGGCGGTCGGCGGCGCGACCTGGGCGCTGGGTTCCTGGACGCAGGCGCGGCCGCGGCTGGACCCGTACCGGACGCGGCTCGTCCGGATCGGCATGCTGCTGGCGGCCACGGCCATCGCGACCGCGCCGCTGGTGCTGGTGGAGTCGCTGCCGGTGTGGATCGTCCCCGTCGAGTGGGCCTTCGGGTGCTACGGGATGGGGATGGTCATCTCCGGCACGAGCGTGCTGCTGCTGAAGCTCTCCGCCCCCGAGGAGGCCGGCACCAACTCCGCCGCCCTGCAACTCTCCGACAGCCTCGCCAATGTCGTCCTCCTGGCTGTCGCCGGCGTCATCTTCGCCGCCCTCGGCGGCGCGGCCGTCGGCCACGGCGCCCTGGGCGCGGGCGGCGAGGCGCGGCCGGGCGCGTTCGTGGCGGTGCTGCTGCCAATGGCGGCGGTGGCGCTGGTCGGCGCGGCGGTGGCGGGGCGGCTGCGGACGACGCCGGGGTCTCATCCGGTACCGCATTGA
- a CDS encoding Arc family DNA-binding protein, which produces MNLRLPDDLQEALKERADEEGRSMHAIVLVAVERYLTEEADRATVRKLGAKYATNHADLLRRLGE; this is translated from the coding sequence ATGAACCTGAGGCTGCCGGATGACCTCCAGGAGGCGCTGAAGGAGCGCGCCGACGAGGAGGGCCGGAGCATGCACGCCATAGTGCTGGTGGCGGTCGAGCGGTATCTGACCGAAGAGGCCGACCGGGCCACGGTCCGCAAGCTGGGGGCGAAGTACGCCACGAACCATGCGGATCTGCTCCGGAGGCTGGGGGAGTAG